A portion of the Patagioenas fasciata isolate bPatFas1 chromosome W, bPatFas1.hap1, whole genome shotgun sequence genome contains these proteins:
- the LOC139826343 gene encoding endogenous retrovirus group V member 2 Env polyprotein-like yields the protein MATTCSLAPGWWWLCGDSRARKSLPDNWQGQCTGGYILPQAQLFNHSYPPPGIVRTLWKKTRSVSNNPLIQRPSGFHSFARWFLPWLGVSELEKAIVNISATIEKIENATVDALQGLQEEITSLSKTVQQNCMVLDLLTAKEGGVCVVINQGCCSYINQEKRVETDIQKIWKQSQILHRITLDETSWGFSELWEKLTSWLPNLASLCSLFAALVGILVLGILICIMMKCFLWCCQSTGDTYSNWKRHQLRQKLESNKYFEKELNRESY from the coding sequence ATGGCAACAACATGTAGCCTAGCTCCTGGGTGGTGGTGGCTTTGTGGGGACAGCCGAGCCAGGAAAAGCCTACCTGATAATTGGCAAGGCCAGTGTACGGGTGGATACATATTACCTCAAGCACAGTTGTTTAACCATTCATACCCACCCCCAGGCATTGTTAGGACGTTATGGAAAAAAACACGTTCAGTATCGAATAACCCTCTCATACAGAGACCCTCTGGATTTCATAGTTTTGCCAGATGGTTTCTTCCTTGGCTAGGGGTTAGTGAGTTAGAAAAGGCCATAGTAAATATATCAGCCACAATAGAGAAGATCGAAAATGCCACTGTGGATGCTCTTCAAGGGCTTCAGGAAGAGATAACATCATTAAGTAAAACAGTCCAACAAAATTGCATGGTTCTAGATCTCTTGACTGCAAAAGAAGGAGGTGTATGTGTAGTAATAAATCAGGGTTGTTGTTCATATATTAACCAGGAGAAACGGGTAGAAACAGACATCCAAAAGATATGGAAACAATCTCAGATCCTCCATCGGATTACTTTAGATGAAACATCATGGGGATTTTCTGAATTATGGGAAAAGCTTACTTCTTGGCTTCCGAATCTGGCTTCGTTATGTTCACTATTTGCAGCCTTAGTAGGGATATTAGTTTTGGGAATACTGATCTGCATAATGATGAAGTGTTTCTTGTGGTGTTGCCAAAGTACTGGGGACACCTATAGCAACTGGAAAAGGCATCAATTAAGGCAAAAATTAGAATCTAACAAATACTTTGAGAAAGAGTTAAATAGGGAATCGTATTAG